Proteins encoded together in one Bacillota bacterium window:
- a CDS encoding alpha/beta fold hydrolase translates to MGPGLPISNAHELTLYLKERFNSGKIYLVGHSWGSHLGLHLAKKSPQDYHAYIAISGD, encoded by the coding sequence GTGGGCCCGGGGCTGCCCATCAGTAACGCCCACGAGCTCACCCTGTACCTCAAAGAGCGTTTCAACTCTGGCAAGATCTACCTGGTGGGCCATTCCTGGGGCTCCCACCTGGGCCTCCACCTAGCAAAGAAGTCTCCCCAGGACTACCACGCCTACATTGCCATTAGCGGGGATTAG
- a CDS encoding lytic transglycosylase domain-containing protein — translation MGRIAKRSLWTVVALLAAGLLLRGAVARLFPLPYRDIIKEYAYQERLDPHLVAAVIQVESSFDPLALSPKGARGLMQLMPDTARWCASQMGLETVEIEDLYGPRVNIQIGTWYLAHLHDEFHGNEVVALAAYNSGRGKVQAWLEGTWNGTLEDIGSIPYAETRHFIRRVRFARAAYGLLYGGRVDVALVEIGEYLRISVD, via the coding sequence TTGGGAAGGATCGCTAAAAGAAGCCTGTGGACTGTGGTGGCCCTGCTGGCTGCAGGCCTTCTCCTGCGGGGTGCCGTGGCAAGGCTCTTTCCCCTGCCCTACAGGGACATTATAAAGGAGTATGCGTACCAGGAGCGCCTGGACCCTCACCTGGTAGCCGCCGTGATACAGGTGGAGAGCAGTTTCGATCCCCTCGCGCTCTCGCCCAAGGGTGCCCGGGGGCTCATGCAGCTGATGCCTGACACCGCCCGGTGGTGCGCCTCCCAGATGGGCTTGGAGACTGTTGAGATTGAGGATCTTTACGGCCCCAGGGTGAACATCCAGATAGGGACTTGGTACCTTGCCCACCTGCACGATGAGTTCCACGGGAATGAGGTCGTGGCGCTAGCCGCATACAACAGCGGGCGCGGAAAGGTGCAAGCATGGCTCGAAGGAACCTGGAACGGGACCCTGGAGGATATCGGATCAATACCGTACGCTGAGACTCGACACTTCATTCGCAGGGTGCGGTTTGCCCGCGCGGCCTACGGGTTACTATATGGGGGGAGGGTCGATGTCGCCCTGGTTGAGATTGGCGAATACCTAAGGATATCGGTGGACTAG